Within the Prochlorococcus sp. MIT 1300 genome, the region CTCAGGACGCAAATCACTACCCATATCAACAACTACCAATGCTCCTCTTCGACTTTGAGAAAGGCGTCCTGCGGCCTCAGTCAACTGAGAAACAGTGCTTTCCGAGGCAATAAATTCATTTTGAGGCTTACCAAAAAGAACAGCTAAGCGACCAGTACCTAACAATTCCATCAGTCGTCTTAACTCCCCCTGCCATAGAATTGCCAAAGACAATGAACAGGCAAGAACAAGAGCATCTATGAGCTTTGAGGTCAGAGGCAGGCTTTGAGATTTCTGAACAAACCAAGCAAGTGAAACAAGAAATAAATATCCCCTTAGAAGCCAAAGTGTTCGTTGTTCCTTGACCCTTGAAAAAAGAAGAACACCAAGGCCCGATGCCAGTAAAACGTCAATTAAAAGGCGAGGATCTAAGAGCTCCCTCAAATTCACTCGCAAGCCCCGGCCTGACTTACTTTACAGCTCCGAAGCGCGAAGGTAAAACATCAAGCCTAATTAAGTCCTCTGGAACCTCTCTGCGTTGGACTAAATCCGATTGTCCATTTTGAACCATGACAGTTGCTGGCCGAGGAATCCTGTTGTAATTAGAACTCATTGAAGAGTTATATGCACCCGTTGAAAAAACCACCAAAACATCTCCACTTTTAGAAGGAGGCAACTCAAGTCTCTTGATCACAACATCTCCAGACTCACAATGCTTCCCAGCAATCGTAACCGTTTCAACTCCAGAAGCTAATGGTGCTTCTGCTAAGCAAGCGGTATAAAGAGATTGATAAGTAATCGGTCTGGGGTTATCACTCATCCCACCGTCAACAGAAAGGTAAGTACGAATACCAGGAATAACTTTTCGAGATCCCAACCTATACAGTGTTACGCCTGCAGTTGCTACAAGAGATCTTCCTGGCTCACAAATTAGACGGGGCAATTCAAGTTTTCTCTCCATACATGCTTCCTCAAGTGATCGAGAGATAACAGCAACCCATTCATCAATTGAAGGTGGATCATCTTCCTTTATATATCTAATACCAAGGCCACCTCCAACATTAAGGTCATCTACAGGGTGCCCAAAGTCTCTGGCAAGCTTTAATGCATCAGCTAAAACTACAGCCAAGTCTCTATGAGGCTGAAGTTCGAAAATCTGAGAGCCAATATGAGCATGAAGCCCTGTTAGACGAGCCCATGGAGCATTCTTAAGTCTTAGAAGAACCTCTTCAAATTGATCAGGGTCAAATCCAAACTTACTATCCAGATGACCAGTCTTTATATATTCATGAGTATGACATTCAATACCAGGTGTAAGTCTCAACATCAATCTCGCAGGCTTAGACGAAACTATTTCCTCTAAGCAATCAAGATCATGATTATTGTCCACGACAACAGTTACATCATTATCGTATGCAAGCGAGAGCTCTTCGATAGACTTATTATTTCCATGTAAAAAAATATCTTCGCCTTTCACTCCACTTTCTAAAGCTGTAATTAATTCCCCTTCAGAGACTACATCTAAACCAAATCCCTCTGAAGAAACAAGTTTTGAAAGAACCAATGAGCTATTAGCCTTAGACGCGTATAAAGGTAAAGAACTCCCTTTATAGTGGTTCTTCAATGCCTTTATATAACCTCTACAAGTTGCTCTAAGAGTTAATTCGTCGAGTATATAAAGAGGAGTGCCGTAACGAGAGGCAAGGGTAGGCAGATCACAACCTCCTATAACTAAGGCACCCTCATCATTAATCTCTGTTGTAATAGGTGCAATATTACGATTAGGACTCAAATGATCAGAATTAGACTCATAAGGGGTTTTGCTTTTCATGAAAATAAAAGATTAGGTGGAAAACTTTGAGGATCAGCAAACCTTCTTAGAAGGCTACTGTAATGAATCAAACTATTTTCCCACCCGACAGTGACTTACATCACGTTATCGAACTCAATATCTCCCACTTAGATTCGTGCATAGCTCTTGACAAGCTCGTCTTGCAAGGCTTTTGGAGTAAAAGTCATTGGGAAAAGGAGCTTATCGATCCTCAACGTCTTTGCATTGGGATTATTCAATACTCCAAACTGATTGCTATTGCATCTGGTTGGCTTGTGCTAAACGAAGTTCAACTAACATTGATTGAAGTGCATCCCAAATATCGAAGGAAGGGCTTTGGTCAATTAGTGCTCTCAGAACTCCTTTGCAGAGCCTATGAATTGGGAATTCGTTCGGCGACATTAGAGGTAGCTATAGATAACGAATCTGCAAAAGCTCTCTACCGAAAGTGTGGCTTTGAAATAGTTGGTCTCCGCCGGGGTTTCTACAAAAATGGAAAAGATGCCCTCATGCAAACAAAAAAAATGCCCACAGAGCCAAATAGTCCTTAGGAACTTTGTAGTGGTTCGGATTACCGTCCTCAGAGAAGAAACAGTTTGCTGAAATAAAGGAATTTATTGTTAATTAGGAAGGCCCTTAGTTCCTGACAATAAAGGGATCAGGTGGAAAGATGAAAGACTCCACATTCGCCTACTAATCCTGATAGGTTAGTAGAGGTGCACGTGGCATAGACCATGTTCGAGCGGTTTACAGAAAAGGCAATCAAGGTGATCATGCTTGCCCAAGAGGAGGCTCGTCGCCTAGGGCATAATTTTGTAGGCACCGAGCAAATTCTCCTTGGGCTTATAGGTGAGGGGACTGGGGTTGCCGCAAAAGTTCTCAAGTCGATGGGTGTCAACCTCAAGGATGCTCGGGTTGAAGTCGAGAAGATCATTGGACGTGGATCTGGCTTCGTAGCAGTTGAAATCCCATTTACACCACGTGCAAAAAGAGTATTAGAACTTTCATTAGAAGAAGCTCGTCAGCTAGGCCACAACTACATCGGTACCGAGCATCTGTTATTAGGCCTTATACGAGAAGGTGAAGGAGTAGCAGCAAGAGTTCTAGAAAATCTTGGTGTTGACCTTGCCAAAGTAAGAACTCAAGTCATACGAATGCTTGGTGAAACTGCTGAAGTAGCTGCAGGCGGCGGCGGCGGTGGAAAAGGGTCTATGAAAACTGCCACCCTTGATGAATTCGGCACAAACCTCACACTTTTGGCTAGCGAGTCGAAATTAGATCCTGTTGTTGGAAGGCAAAATGAAATTGATCGAGTAATTCAGATTCTCGGAAGACGTACAAAAAACAACCCTGTACTCATAGGAGAGCCTGGTGTAGGCAAGACAGCTATCGCCGAAGGACTAGCTCAAAGGATCCATCAAGGAGATATTCCCGATATTCTTGAAGAGAAACGAGTGCTTACTTTAGATATTGGGCTTCTGGTTGCAGGTACAAAATATAGAGGTGAGTTTGAAGAGCGCTTAAAAAAAATAATGGAAGAGATAAAAACAGCCGGTAATGTAATTCTAGTAATAGATGAAGTGCATACTCTTATAGGTGCAGGTGCTGCAGAAGGAGCAATAGATGCTGCAAATATTCTCAAACCTGCTCTTGCCAGAGGGGAGCTTCAGTGCATAGGTGCCACAACACTTGATGAATATAGAAAACATATAGAGAGGGATGCTGCGCTTGAAAGAAGATTCCAACCTGTAATGGTAGGAGAACCATCAATCGCAGATACCATTGAAATACTTAGGGGATTGAGAGAAAGATATGAACAGCATCACAGACTAAGGATTACCGATGAAGCACTAGAAGCTGCTGCAAACCTTGGGGACCGATATATTTCAGATAGATTCTTACCAGATAAAGCAATAGATTTAATAGATGAAGCGGGAAGTAGGGTTCGTCTTCTGAATTCAAAGTTACCTCCTGCGGCCAAAGAGGTAGACAAAGAGTTACGCAAAGTGCAAAAAGAGAAAGAAGAAGCTGTACGTAATCAAGACTTTACAAAAGCAGGGGAATTACGAGAGAAGGAAGTTGAACTTAGGGAAAAAATAAGAACTGTTCTTCAAACAAGTCGTCCAGAAGAAAATAAGAATTTGGAAAAGGAAGAAAAAGCTGAAAAAGAAAACAATTCAAACTCTGAAGCTATTAAAGAACAAGCAAAATCAGTTATCACTGGAACAAACTCATCACCAGTAGTTGATGAAGAAGATATAGCGCATATTGTCGCATCTTGGACAGGTGTACCAGTCCAAAAACTAACTGAAAGCGAATCGATCAAATTACTCAATATGGAGGACACTCTTCACCAGAGACTTATTGGTCAAGATGAAGCAGTTAAAGCCGTTTCAAAAGCAATCAGAAGAGCCAGAGTTGGACTCAAAAATCCAAACAGACCGATTGCTAGCTTCATATTTTCTGGTCCAACAGGAGTGGGCAAAACAGAGCTAACCAAAGCACTTGCGACTTATTTCTTTGGTAGTGAGGAAGCAATGATTAGACTAGATATGTCTGAGTTTATGGAAAGGCACACAGTTAGCAAGTTAATAGGGTCTCCTCCAGGGTATGTAGGTTTCAATGAAGGAGGTCAACTTACGGAGGCTGTGAGAAGAAGGCCTTATACTGTTGTGCTTTTTGATGAAATTGAAAAGGCACATCCAGATGTTTTCAACCTACTTCTACAATTACTTGAAGATGGAAGATTAACTGACTCAAAAGGAAGAACAGTTGATTTTAAAAATACACTCATAATAATGACATCAAATATTGGATCAAAAGTAATAGAAAAAGGAGGTGGAGGACTTGGCTTTGAATTTTCTGGAGAGAATGCTGAAGATAGCCAATACAATCGAATCAGGTCTCTTGTAAATGAAGAATTAAAGCAATATTTCAGGCCAGAATTCCTAAACAGATTAGACGAGATTATTGTTTTCCGACAACTAACTAGAGAAGAAGTCAAATCAATAGCTGAAATCATGTTGGAAGAGGTTTTCTCTCGGATAAAAGAAAAAGGTATCAACCTTCAAGTATCTGATAAGTTCAAGGAACGACTAGTAGAGGAAGGCTACAACCCTGCCTATGGAGCAAGACCCCTGAGGAGGGCTGTTATGCGTTTACTGGAAGACAGCCTTGCAGAAGAAGTATTATCAGGGCGAATAAAAGATGGTGACAATGCAATTGTTGATATAGATGATGAAAAGAAGGTCGTCGTAAAGCATCTTTCTACAAGCACAAATACTCCCGAACTTGCGAGTGCAGGAGTCTAAACGTCAACTGCAATAAATAAAACTCAATTAAAATGAGCAATTATCTTGTGATTAATAGAACTATATCCCCAACCAATCTAGTCAATGGAAGTCACGTGTGGACCTCAGCTCGTTTATTAATTCCTGGCATATCTAAAAGACCATTGTTATTAGGAAGAGGAAATCAAACAATGAGTACTAGATCAACCTTATTCAACGGCCTTGTTGAGATAGGTGTAGAGCCAATCTGTGAAAATCTAAAATATGACTGTTGCGAGGAAGATTTAACTTATATCAGAAATGTTGCAGAGAAAAATCATTGTGATGGCATTATCGCTGCCGGAGGTGGAAAAGTTCTTGACGCAGGCAA harbors:
- the lysA gene encoding diaminopimelate decarboxylase, which produces MKSKTPYESNSDHLSPNRNIAPITTEINDEGALVIGGCDLPTLASRYGTPLYILDELTLRATCRGYIKALKNHYKGSSLPLYASKANSSLVLSKLVSSEGFGLDVVSEGELITALESGVKGEDIFLHGNNKSIEELSLAYDNDVTVVVDNNHDLDCLEEIVSSKPARLMLRLTPGIECHTHEYIKTGHLDSKFGFDPDQFEEVLLRLKNAPWARLTGLHAHIGSQIFELQPHRDLAVVLADALKLARDFGHPVDDLNVGGGLGIRYIKEDDPPSIDEWVAVISRSLEEACMERKLELPRLICEPGRSLVATAGVTLYRLGSRKVIPGIRTYLSVDGGMSDNPRPITYQSLYTACLAEAPLASGVETVTIAGKHCESGDVVIKRLELPPSKSGDVLVVFSTGAYNSSMSSNYNRIPRPATVMVQNGQSDLVQRREVPEDLIRLDVLPSRFGAVK
- a CDS encoding GNAT family N-acetyltransferase, with translation MNQTIFPPDSDLHHVIELNISHLDSCIALDKLVLQGFWSKSHWEKELIDPQRLCIGIIQYSKLIAIASGWLVLNEVQLTLIEVHPKYRRKGFGQLVLSELLCRAYELGIRSATLEVAIDNESAKALYRKCGFEIVGLRRGFYKNGKDALMQTKKMPTEPNSP
- a CDS encoding ATP-dependent Clp protease ATP-binding subunit, encoding MFERFTEKAIKVIMLAQEEARRLGHNFVGTEQILLGLIGEGTGVAAKVLKSMGVNLKDARVEVEKIIGRGSGFVAVEIPFTPRAKRVLELSLEEARQLGHNYIGTEHLLLGLIREGEGVAARVLENLGVDLAKVRTQVIRMLGETAEVAAGGGGGGKGSMKTATLDEFGTNLTLLASESKLDPVVGRQNEIDRVIQILGRRTKNNPVLIGEPGVGKTAIAEGLAQRIHQGDIPDILEEKRVLTLDIGLLVAGTKYRGEFEERLKKIMEEIKTAGNVILVIDEVHTLIGAGAAEGAIDAANILKPALARGELQCIGATTLDEYRKHIERDAALERRFQPVMVGEPSIADTIEILRGLRERYEQHHRLRITDEALEAAANLGDRYISDRFLPDKAIDLIDEAGSRVRLLNSKLPPAAKEVDKELRKVQKEKEEAVRNQDFTKAGELREKEVELREKIRTVLQTSRPEENKNLEKEEKAEKENNSNSEAIKEQAKSVITGTNSSPVVDEEDIAHIVASWTGVPVQKLTESESIKLLNMEDTLHQRLIGQDEAVKAVSKAIRRARVGLKNPNRPIASFIFSGPTGVGKTELTKALATYFFGSEEAMIRLDMSEFMERHTVSKLIGSPPGYVGFNEGGQLTEAVRRRPYTVVLFDEIEKAHPDVFNLLLQLLEDGRLTDSKGRTVDFKNTLIIMTSNIGSKVIEKGGGGLGFEFSGENAEDSQYNRIRSLVNEELKQYFRPEFLNRLDEIIVFRQLTREEVKSIAEIMLEEVFSRIKEKGINLQVSDKFKERLVEEGYNPAYGARPLRRAVMRLLEDSLAEEVLSGRIKDGDNAIVDIDDEKKVVVKHLSTSTNTPELASAGV